A genomic window from Sulfurospirillum multivorans DSM 12446 includes:
- a CDS encoding cupin domain-containing protein codes for MKKLLCFFLLLSSAVFAAGNVESVTLVKSDKSWDGSSLPAYPTEAPEISVLKITIPAHTELPLHKHPIINAGYMVKGALKVVTDENKTLQLKAGDALIEVVEKWHYGVNEGDESVEIVVFYAGTKESAYSIKK; via the coding sequence ATGAAAAAATTACTCTGCTTTTTTCTGCTTCTTTCAAGCGCTGTTTTTGCCGCTGGAAATGTAGAATCTGTAACCCTTGTCAAGTCAGACAAGAGCTGGGATGGCTCTAGCTTGCCCGCTTACCCCACAGAGGCGCCTGAGATTTCGGTTTTGAAGATCACCATTCCTGCTCACACGGAGCTTCCGCTTCACAAGCATCCCATCATCAATGCGGGGTATATGGTCAAAGGCGCACTGAAAGTTGTGACGGATGAGAACAAAACGTTGCAGCTCAAAGCGGGTGATGCCCTCATTGAAGTGGTGGAGAAGTGGCATTATGGCGTGAATGAGGGCGATGAGTCCGTCGAGATCGTTGTCTTTTATGCGGGGACGAAAGAGAGTGCTTATTCCATTAAAAAATAG
- a CDS encoding type II toxin-antitoxin system RelE family toxin — translation MFEVIFDKRAFKELAQLEHDVQQLIWSKIAELNVGNFTNDKALKGNHKGKFRKRAGDYRIVYLKEGTILLITIIRIAHRKEVY, via the coding sequence ATGTTTGAGGTCATTTTTGACAAACGAGCTTTTAAAGAGTTGGCACAATTAGAACATGACGTGCAACAGCTCATTTGGTCAAAAATTGCAGAGTTAAACGTCGGCAATTTTACGAACGATAAAGCTCTCAAAGGCAACCACAAAGGCAAATTTCGCAAACGCGCAGGCGATTATCGTATTGTGTATCTCAAAGAGGGCACCATTTTGCTCATTACCATTATCCGCATCGCGCATCGTAAAGAGGTTTATTAA
- a CDS encoding CopG family ribbon-helix-helix protein has protein sequence MKKAINIRLDETLLNEIDTIGKEIDRNRTWIIEKAVSAYMDTLDEMIADKRIDEIKSGKAGVMSLEEVAKNLSLANV, from the coding sequence ATGAAAAAAGCAATTAACATCAGGTTGGATGAAACGCTTTTGAATGAGATCGATACCATCGGCAAAGAAATCGACCGCAATCGTACGTGGATCATCGAAAAAGCGGTTTCTGCCTACATGGATACGCTGGATGAAATGATCGCCGATAAGCGCATTGATGAGATCAAATCAGGCAAAGCGGGCGTCATGAGCTTAGAAGAGGTCGCAAAAAACTTGAGTCTTGCCAATGTTTGA
- a CDS encoding SRPBCC family protein: MNFKTLHYTCILDASPEAVCAFHTDTHNLPLITPPSIKVNIVKMEPNSVILDIKKFGITTRWEMALEINCPQSIVDVMIKGPFASFRHERLFVAEGENRTRMDETITLSSPLPVFQSLFFWFVKRDMDAMFAYRHAKTKAHFLAK; the protein is encoded by the coding sequence ATGAACTTCAAAACCTTGCATTACACCTGCATTCTTGACGCAAGTCCTGAAGCAGTCTGTGCGTTTCACACCGACACACACAATCTTCCGCTGATTACGCCGCCGTCGATTAAGGTGAACATCGTAAAAATGGAGCCAAACAGCGTTATACTTGACATCAAAAAGTTTGGGATTACGACACGTTGGGAGATGGCACTGGAGATTAACTGCCCTCAAAGCATTGTCGATGTGATGATCAAAGGCCCTTTTGCGTCGTTTCGACATGAAAGACTTTTTGTCGCAGAAGGCGAAAATCGCACGCGTATGGACGAAACCATCACCCTCTCATCTCCCCTTCCCGTTTTCCAATCGCTCTTTTTCTGGTTCGTTAAAAGAGATATGGACGCCATGTTCGCTTACCGCCATGCCAAAACCAAAGCGCATTTTTTAGCTAAATGA
- a CDS encoding tetratricopeptide repeat protein, which translates to MKKLFCIMVLMIASSLFALDFERESELQNGCDHNDGKACLELGSMYHVGEGVLQSFSHARTLYEQACNLGNSKGCTSLGYMYENGHAGTNLPKAAELYERACVNGDASGCESLAMLYENGKGVSEDMQKAIDYYDRACNGGDSSSCAHLGLLYEQDGNMEYAVTYYQNSCDAGGASECVHLGSMYYVGGAVEQNEERAILFFKKACELGDETGCKNYEKIKNSYFIE; encoded by the coding sequence ATGAAAAAACTCTTTTGTATCATGGTTCTAATGATCGCATCTTCACTGTTTGCGCTGGATTTTGAACGCGAGAGTGAGCTTCAAAATGGATGTGACCATAACGATGGGAAGGCGTGTTTGGAACTTGGAAGCATGTACCACGTCGGGGAAGGCGTATTGCAAAGTTTTTCCCATGCCCGCACTTTGTACGAGCAAGCCTGCAATTTAGGCAACTCCAAAGGGTGCACCAGTTTAGGCTATATGTACGAAAATGGACACGCAGGTACCAACCTTCCAAAAGCGGCAGAATTGTATGAACGCGCATGCGTCAATGGTGATGCTTCGGGTTGTGAAAGCTTAGCGATGCTGTATGAAAATGGCAAAGGAGTCAGCGAAGATATGCAAAAAGCCATTGATTATTACGATCGCGCTTGCAATGGTGGAGATAGCAGTAGTTGCGCACATCTCGGACTTTTGTACGAGCAAGATGGCAATATGGAGTATGCCGTAACGTATTACCAAAACAGTTGTGATGCAGGAGGTGCCAGTGAATGTGTGCATCTTGGGAGCATGTACTATGTGGGTGGCGCCGTCGAGCAAAATGAAGAGCGCGCCATCTTGTTTTTCAAAAAGGCGTGCGAGCTGGGAGATGAGACAGGATGCAAAAACTACGAGAAAATTAAGAACAGTTATTTTATTGAGTAA